Proteins found in one Aspergillus chevalieri M1 DNA, chromosome 2, nearly complete sequence genomic segment:
- a CDS encoding glycosyltransferase family 31 protein (COG:S;~EggNog:ENOG410PWHW;~InterPro:IPR003378;~PFAM:PF02434;~TransMembrane:1 (i20-41o);~go_component: GO:0016020 - membrane [Evidence IEA];~go_function: GO:0016757 - transferase activity, transferring glycosyl groups [Evidence IEA]) — MLLKPGERSSVGGSWAGKRLIRFGVAFLLVGAFTLFLWPPFPPSHIQAQTPSANISIASGIHCELDLGVLERLHVNKLGSYLRREVNAVTLAANQEVPMKQRLDTPLMDRKLLDPNEQLTEEQSQADCSMPHPLTVQVPLPPKTVDASHIDFGVATRADRLNDSLDQFAHWAGYTRTRIFALVEPDKRVPEVQAKADSLGINLYITESDEEYQSRYFSLVRHLASHARDQTRWSVVIDDDTFFMSMSALVQALEKYDHTQMVYLGGISESIPQVGAFGVMAFGGAGVFLSRPLAVELSKPEIFEQCQNMEFTGDRRISLCIYQYTPAKLTIDHRLRQLDMMGDVTGFFETGRELPLSVHHWKSWFHADMPKVASISELCGDTCLLRQWWFADGWLLTNGFSVVKYSTDVDPFDKTMELTWESHNGAVHESYLHELGPLRPKDWDKISYLLEDAVVEDDQVRQFYIHRGGKDGDEILELVWRNA; from the coding sequence ATGTTACTCAAGCCCGGGGAGAGGTCCTCCGTGGGCGGCTCCTGGGCAGGTAAACGGCTCATCCGTTTTGGTGTCGCATTTCTGCTCGTCGGCGCCTTCACTTTGTTCCTTTGGCCTCCATTCCCTCCCAGCCACATCCAGGCTCAGACACCCTCCGCTAATATCTCCATCGCTTCCGGTATTCACTGCGAACTCGACCTGGGCGTGCTGGAACGCCTCCATGTCAACAAACTCGGCAGCTATCTCCGTCGTGAGGTCAACGCCGTGACCTTGGCCGCGAACCAGGAAGTGCCCATGAAGCAGCGCCTCGATACCCCGTTGATGGACCGGAAGCTGTTGGATCCTAATGAGCAACTTACGGAAGAGCAGTCGCAGGCCGATTGTTCCATGCCGCACCCTCTCACTGTCCAGGTTCCCTTGCCTCCAAAGACCGTTGACGCCTCTCATATCGACTTTGGTGTGGCCACCAGGGCTGATCGCTTGAACGACTCTCTGGACCAGTTCGCTCACTGGGCTGGTTACACTCGCACCCGGATTTTTGCTCTTGTTGAGCCCGACAAGCGCGTGCCGGAAGTCCAGGCCAAGGCAGATAGCCTGGGTATCAACTTGTACATCACCGAATCCGATGAGGAGTACCAAAGTCGGTATTTCTCCTTAGTCCGCCACCTCGCGAGCCATGCGCGCGATCAAACCCGCTGGTCCGTCGTGATTGATGACGACACTTTCTTCATGTCGATGTCAGCGTTGGTGCAAGCGCTCGAGAAGTACGACCACACGCAAATGGTCTATCTTGGAGGCATTTCTGAAAGTATTCCCCAGGTCGGGGCTTTTGGTGTCATGGCATTCGGCGGTGCTGGTGTTTTCCTCTCACGCCCGCTGGCGGTCGAGCTGAGCAAACCGGAAATCTTCGAACAATGCCAGAACATGGAGTTTACAGGCGATCGCCGTATCTCCCTGTGCATCTACCAATACACACCCGCTAAATTGACCATCGATCACCGGTTACGCCAACTCGACATGATGGGCGATGTTACCGGGTTCTTCGAGACGGGACGGGAACTCCCTCTGTCGGTTCACCACTGGAAGTCATGGTTCCACGCAGACATGCCCAAAGTAGCTTCCATCTCCGAACTTTGCGGAGACACCTGCTTGCTGCGACAATGGTGGTTTGCCGACGGGTGGCTTCTGACAAACGGTTTCTCGGTCGTCAAATACAGCACTGATGTGGATCCCTTTGACAAGACCATGGAGTTGACCTGGGAAAGCCACAACGGTGCCGTGCACGAGTCGTACCTGCATGAACTTGGACCATTGCGACCCAAGGACTGGGACAAGATCAGTTACTTGTTAGAAGATGCCGTGGTGGAGGACGACCAGGTCCGACAGTTCTACATTCATCGAGGAGGGAAAGATGGTGATGAAATTTTGGAATTGGTATGGCGGAATGCATAG
- the SRP72 gene encoding signal recognition particle subunit SRP72 (COG:U;~EggNog:ENOG410PIXS;~InterPro:IPR013699,IPR011990,IPR031545,IPR026270;~PFAM:PF17004,PF08492;~go_component: GO:0048500 - signal recognition particle [Evidence IEA];~go_function: GO:0005515 - protein binding [Evidence IEA];~go_function: GO:0008312 - 7S RNA binding [Evidence IEA];~go_process: GO:0006614 - SRP-dependent cotranslational protein targeting to membrane [Evidence IEA]) codes for MVAQALSALLQRASIDDHDEVLSSANDVLAKSKSDLHAQHVKVVALSKLDRYEDSLRVFEEAGDALKKRAPLEYAYALYKSGKVEEAIDVITRLGGGRGASHLEAQASYRAEKFRRAADLYQDLLQDKEALANEENDLRINSWAVDAQLQWKGYPDSVRHGRPSRDDLEAFETVYNAACLSIAKGEFDQSEMLLKRAKELCRTSEDLTPEDKAEELLPISVQQLYVLIRQGKSAEAESVMQEISIDSIAERSTKKIAQNNITVARGTPENPFLLHKALHQSPDTTNADKLFDYQNNIIMNNSHSADLLAQKYDGIIRSASKTLSHSSYPSIESRTNLLSVYSAAAHARGQTDTKALKQILPLLERRPKDIGLLLTAVQHYVNAGNTTSAITTLEKSLQLLEDSISEQDQDVRYAPGLLGVLISLYRREGRRIPVRTELAKAAAHWQARAIAERPTTLLRAAGTSLLHSSDPSDLKTAGDLFKNLYQNDSTDRFAVAGYVASQAPLDYTKIESQVDTLPSVDDLISDIDIAALEQSGITPSSSSTAAAIAMAGARKRPSDGKTEKATKKRVRQSRLPKEYDASKAPDPERWLPLKDRSSYRPKGRKNKQRAADRMQGGVVGERAEESPAGQPKVQTSGGGASSKKKKKGKR; via the exons ATGGTCGCGCAGGCATTAAGCGCGCTGCTTCAGCGCGCCTCCATCGATGACCACGACGAGGTTCTTTCCTCTGCGAACGACGTCCTcgccaaatccaaatccgaTCTCCACGCTCAACATGTCAAGGTTGTTGCGCTGTCGAAGCTCGACCGGTACGAAGACTCACTCCGTGTTTTTGAAGAAGCCGGGGATGCGCTGAAGAAGCGTGCGCCATTAGAATACGCCTATGCTCTGTATAAGAGTGGGAAAGTTGAGGAGGCTATCGATGTCATCACACGGTTAGGCGGGGGACGGGGTGCTAGTCATTTGGAGGCTCAGGCG AGCTATCGCGCGGAGAAGTTCCGTCGAGCGGCCGACCTCTACCAGGATCTCCTCCAGGATAAAGAAGCCCTCGCCAACGAAGAGAACGACTTGCGGATAAACTCGTGGGCTGTGGATGCCCAATTACAGTGGAAGGGGTACCCCGACTCGGTTCGCCATGGTCGACCTTCGAGAGATGACCTTGAGGCTTTTGAGACCGTCTACAATGCCGCGTGCTTGAGCATCGCCAAGGGAGAATTTGATCAGAGCGAGATGCTATTGAAGCGCGCCAAAG AATTATGTCGCACGTCCGAAGACCTCACCCCCGAGGACAAGGCGGAGGAATTGTTGCCCATTTCCGTGCAGCAGTTGTATGTTTTGATCAGGCAAGGAAAATCGGCAGAGGCGGAGTCGGTGATGCAGGAGATCTCCATTGACAG CATCGCTGAGCGGTCCACGAAGAAAATCGCCCAGAACAACATCACTGTCGCTCGTGGCACGCCCGAGAACCCTTTTCTCCTCCACAAAGCCCTCCATCAGAGCCCCGATACCACCAATGCGGACAAGCTCTTTGATTACcagaacaacatcatcatgAACAACTCCCATTCGGCAGATCTGTTGGCTCAGAAGTACGACGGTATCATTCGATCCGCATCGAAGACGCTCTCTCATAGCTCTTACCCCTCGATCGAGTCTCGCACCAACCTCTTGTCGGTGTACAGCGCAGCAGCCCACGCACGCGGCCAAACAGATACCAAGGCTTTGAAGCAAATTCTCCCCTTGTTGGAACGCCGGCCCAAGGACATTGGGTTGCTTCTTACCGCTGTACAGCATTACGTGAACGCAGGGAACACCACCTCTGCCATCACCACATTGGAGAAGTCTCTGCAGCTCCTCGAGGATTCTATCTCAGAGCAAGACCAGGACGTGCGGTATGCTCCAGGCTTGCTTGGAGTTTTGATCTCGTTGTATCGCCGTGAAGGCCGCAGGATCCCTGTTCGGACAGAATTGGCCAAGGCTGCAGCTCACTGGCAGGCCCGTGCCATAGCAGAGCGTCCTACCACTCTGCTCCGTGCTGCAGGCACTTCCCTCCTCCACTCATCCGACCCCTCCGATCTCAAGACGGCCGGAGACCTGTTCAAGAACCTTTACCAGAACGACAGTACAGACCGCTTCGCCGTCGCAGGCTACGTGGCATCCCAAGCACCCCTCGACTACACCAAGATCGAATCCCAAGTAGACACCCTCCCGTCCGTCGACGACCTCATCTCCGACATTGACATCGCCGCCCTCGAGCAATCCGGCATtaccccatcctcatcctccaccGCCGCAGCCATTGCCATGGCCGGCGCCAGGAAGCGCCCCTCTGACGGCAAGACAGAAAAAGCTACCAAGAAACGTGTGCGCCAGTCCCGTTTGCCAAAGGAATACGATGCCAGCAAGGCTCCTGATCCGGAGCGGTGGTTGCCGCTGAAGGATCGGTCTAGCTATAGGCCTAAGGGACGGAAGAATAAGCAGCGGGCGGCGGATCGGATGCAgggtggtgttgttggtgagCGGGCTGAGGAGTCGCCGGCTGGGCAACCGAAGGTGCAGACTAGTGGTGGGGGTGCTAgctcgaagaagaagaagaagggcaagaGGTGA
- a CDS encoding uncharacterized protein (COG:S;~EggNog:ENOG410PZVK) gives MVFSCTRCARLGKTCVKSDDSDRCSECVKEGGRSRCVEMKPSYSDAEWRRLVRAQHSIKDEEEALLAKLLRLRKQERLLRERANEFISHEFQAIEELEELEREENRTHEEQGKFQKQGEDVECDAQLASVSNDPSLTQMMNSPSFWENFDSAVAGGIPSPTGGNQSSSQ, from the coding sequence ATGGTTTTCTCTTGTACTCGGTGTGCTCGTCTGGGTAAGACCTGCGTCAAATCTGATGATTCCGATCGTTGTAGCGAGTGTGTTAAGGAAGGTGGTCGTTCGCGTTGTGTTGAAATGAAACCTTCCTATTCTGATGCTGAATGGCGTCGTCTCGTTCGTGCTCAGCATTCCAtcaaggatgaagaagaggctcTTCTGGCGAAACTCCTTCGGTTGCGAAAACAAGAACGTTTGCTTAGGGAGCGTGCGAATGAATTTATTTCCCATGAGTTTCAAGCGATCGAAGAATTGGAAGAATtagaaagggaagaaaataGAACTCATGAAGAACAAGGGAAATTTCAGAAACaaggagaggatgttgagtgTGATGCTCAACTGGCGTCGGTATCCAACGATCCTAGTttgactcagatgatgaattccccttccttctgggagaatttcgactctgctgtcgctggtggtattccttcaccaactggtggcaaccagtcaagttcgcaatag
- a CDS encoding putative C6 transcription factor (AmyR) (COG:K;~EggNog:ENOG410PICA;~InterPro:IPR036864,IPR007219,IPR001138;~PFAM:PF00172,PF04082;~go_function: GO:0000981 - DNA-binding transcription factor activity, RNA polymerase II-specific [Evidence IEA];~go_function: GO:0003677 - DNA binding [Evidence IEA];~go_function: GO:0008270 - zinc ion binding [Evidence IEA];~go_process: GO:0006351 - transcription, DNA-templated [Evidence IEA];~go_process: GO:0006355 - regulation of transcription, DNA-templated [Evidence IEA]): protein MNTAQPRKASKQACDNCRRRKIKCSRDLPCDKCSHLLLNCSYSDVLRRKGPKFRTLYPLAPSHPLSQPPPAPAPEDTSTAHDGYNEYTQQDTPASLSAPSSFFQYQHQFQYQPLQIVPSPPDSSTDSDYSSNARPHARRLTSPILLAHVNVFLKYLFPIMPVVRREELQRDSHHPERVSAQRYAFLAALCAATHIQLNLDGGPASDTTAVDGRGLMSGEELLAEAVRARKECDVVEDMNVESLLTSLFLFASYGNLNKQKQAWFYLCQATSMVFTLGLHRESTYTSLGIEDAEEKRRVFWLLFVTERGYALQQSRPVMLRNSIQKPQVLGSDDPILAYGFINLISLFEKLTVSLYDWLSAGGSYGDQLPTPASSIQSSLCNAPIASLQGVLEIQQVDILITQQWLQAMMWKLSRHGPDSGETDGRAMLPFHLPIVIGKAVMSVIGAASQGAVDAHGIGMEQKLFDLGAALTNLTTATTTPGSQASKPPIPNTDVRELLWGILTTLSRIRGSESYLFPRLLEQSKSVLGMDCSITLGNFLPDLAPPPAANAATIESAGTPVWAINKRDSWVVGVRDRGEELEDGEAGMIIS from the exons ATGAACACCGCCCAGCCGAGAAAAGCCTCCAAACAGGCCTGCGACAATTGTCGCCGCCGAAAGATCAAATGTTCTCGCGACCTGCCGTGCGATAAATGTAGCCATCTACTTTTGAACTGCTCATATAGTGATGTCCTGCGTCGCAAGGGACCCAAGTTTCGCACATTGTATCCTCTTGCGCCGAGCCATCCCCTATCGCAACCACCTCCGGCACCAGCACCCGAAGATACGAGCACCGCACACGACGGATACAACGAATACACACAACAAGATACACCGGCATCCCTATCAGCACCGTCTTCATTCTTTCAATATCAACATCAATTTCAATACCAACCGCTCCAAATCGTTCCTTCCCCGCCCGACTCCTCGACCGATTCGGACTACTCCAGCAATGCCCGGCCACATGCGCGGCGATTAACGTCGCCCATCCTCCTCGCGCACGTCAATGTTTTCCTTAAATATTTATTCCCGATTATGCCAGTCGTGCGTCGCGAAGAATTACAGCGCGATAGCCATCATCCGGAGCGGGTGTCTGCGCAGCGGTATGCGTTTCTGGCGGCGTTGTGTGCGGCGACGCACATACAGTTGAATTTGGACGGAGGACCGGCGTCGGATACTACGGCAGTTGATGGGCGGGGATTGATGTCTGGGGAGGAACTACTTGCGGAGGCAGTGCGTGCACGGAAAGAATGCGACGTGGTCGAAGACATGAACGTGGAGAGTTTACTAACATCGCTATTTCTATTCGCATCGTACGGCAACCTTAATAAACAAAAGCAAGCCTGGTTCTACCTCTGTCAAGCGACTTCCATGGTCTTTACACTCGGCCTACATCGCGAATCAACATACACAAGCTTAGGCATTGAAGATGCAGAAGAAAAGCGACGTGTCTTCTGGCTACTCTTTGTTACCGAAAG aggatacGCCCTCCAGCAATCAAGGCCCGTCATGCTACGCAACTCAATTCAAAAACCCCAAGTTCTCGGCTCCGACGACCCAATTCTAGCATATGGCTTCATCAACCTCATTAGTCTCTTCGAGAAACTCACTGTCAGCTTATACGACTGGCTATCAGCCGGAGGTAGTTACGGGGACCAACTCCCAACACCAGCTTCGTCGATCCAATCAAGTCTCTGCAATGCACCTATCGCTTCGCTGCAGGGTGTGCTTGAGATTCAGCAGGTCGATATCCTTATCACGCAGCAGTGGCTACAGGCTATGATGTGGAAGCTTTCCAGGCACGGCCCGGATTCTGGTGAAACCGATGGCAGAGCAATGCTCCCCTTCCACCTCCCCATAGTCATCGGCAAAGCCGTGATGAGCGTCATCGGGGCAGCATCGCAGGGTGCCGTTGATGCGCATGGGATCGGAATG GAACAAAAGCTCTTCGATCTAGGTGCAGCCCTCACAAACCTTACAACCGCAACCACAACCCCCGGTTCCCAAGCATCCAAACCCCCCATTCCAAACACAGATGTCCGCGAACTCCTCTGGGGCATTCTGACTACATTATCACGCATCAGAGGTTCGGAGTCCTATCTCTTCCCGAGACTACTAGAGCAGTCCAAGTCTGTATTAGGAATGGACTGTTCCATCACGCTTGGGAATTTCTTGCCGGATCTTGCTCCGCCTCCGGCTGCCAATGCAGCTACTATCGAGAGTGCTGGGACGCCGGTATGGGCAATTAATAAGAGGGATAGttgggttgttggtgttaGGGACAGGGGTGAAGAATTGGAAGATGGTGAGGCAGGAATGATAATCTCATGA
- a CDS encoding glycoside hydrolase family 31 protein (CAZy:GH31;~COG:G;~EggNog:ENOG410PHCX;~InterPro:IPR017853,IPR000322,IPR013780,IPR030459;~PFAM:PF01055;~go_function: GO:0004553 - hydrolase activity, hydrolyzing O-glycosyl compounds [Evidence IEA];~go_process: GO:0005975 - carbohydrate metabolic process [Evidence IEA]), with amino-acid sequence MQQYNTLGYHQCRWGYTGWADLENVITDFEKFEIPVEYIWVDIDYMHGYRDFDNEKTNWSYEEGEKFLDKLHAGGRRFVPLVDSALYIPNPDNASDAYPTYDRGAADDLFLKNPDGSLYIGAVWPGYTVFPDWHHPKAGNFWANELSLWHEKVAYDGMWIDMGECSSFCVGSCGTDNLHLNPVHPSFALPGEPGNVDYNYPEGFSKSNASEAASASSAAASQSAAAATSSSSTTQSYLRSTPTAARNINHPPYVINNVQPGHDLAVQAISPNATHTDGVVEYDVHNLNGHQILKATYSGLLQVFPQKRPFILGRATFAGSGKYAAHWGGDNNSKWADMFFSISQALSFSLFGIPMFGVDTCGFSGNTDEELCNRWMQMSAFFPFYRNHNVIKSLPQEPYRWASVTSASKKAMAIRYAILPYMYTLFHTAHTTGSTVLRALAWEFPNEPRLAAVDTQFLLGPDIMVIPVLEPGVDTVKGVFPGIAAGQVWYDWYTQAPVDAEAGVNTTIPAPLGHIPVYVRGGSVLPMQEPALTTRDARETDWSLIVATGKNGTARGELYLDDGESLYPSATKHVDLTATSGSLRVDVRGTWEEKNPLANVTVLGVEQPKDVVFNGKRVGEEAVKYNAASKVLSVTGLQGFTMGGAFEKSWVLQWA; translated from the exons ATGCAGCAGTACAACACACTAGGATACCATCAGTGCCGCTGGGGATACACCGGCTGGGCTGATCTGGAGAATGTCATTACGGACTTTGAGAAGTTTGAGATTCCCGTGGAGTACATCTG GGTTGATATCGATTACATGCACGGATACCGCGACTTTGACAACGAAAAGACCAACTGGTCCTACGAAGAGGGCGAGAAATTCCTCGACAAGTTGCACGCCGGTGGCCGCCGCTTCGTCCCTCTCGTCGACTCTGCCCTCTACATCCCCAACCCCGACAATGCATCTGATGC CTACCCAACCTATGACCGCGGCGCCGCAGACGACCTCTTCCTCAAAAACCCCGACGGCAGTCTCTACATCGGCGCCGTCTGGCCCGGCTACACCGTCTTCCCGGACTGGCACCACCCCAAAGCCGGCAACTTCTGGGCCAACGAACTATCCCTCTGGCACGAAAAGGTCGCCTACGACGGCATGTGGATCGACATGGGCGAATGCTCCTCCTTCTGCGTTGGAAGCTGCGGAACGGACAATCTGCACCTCAACCCCGTGCATCCGTCCTTCGCTCTCCCCGGTGAACCGGGGAACGTGGATTACAATTACCCCGAGGGCTTCAGCAAGAGTAACGCCAGTGAAGCTGCATCCGCATCCTCGGCTGCTGCTTCGCAATCCGCCGCAGCAGCcacctcatcctcgtcaacgACGCAGTCGTACCTCCGCAGCACACCCACCGCAGCCCGCAACATCAACCACCCCCCCTACGTAATCAACAACGTCCAGCCAGGCCACGACCTAGCCGTCCAGGCCATCTCCCCGAACGCAACACACACCGACGGTGTCGTCGAATACGATGTCCACAACCTCAACGGCCACCAAATTCTCAAAGCAACCTACTCCGGCCTGCTCCAGGTCTTCCCTCAGAAACGGCCCTTCATCCTCGGCCGCGCGACGTTCGCAGGCTCAGGTAAATACGCCGCACACTGGGGCGGCGACAACAACTCCAAATGGGCAGACatgttcttctccatctcccaaGCTCTTTCGTTCTCGTTATTCGGCATCCCCATGTTCGGTGTAGACACATGCGGTTTCTCAGGGAACACAGACGAAGAACTATGCAACCGTTGGATGCAAATGTCCGCGTTCTTCCCGTTCTATAGAAACCATAACGTTATCAAGTCTCTCCCCCAAGAACCATACCGCTGGGCTTCCGTCACGTCAGCGAGTAAGAAAGCAATGGCCATCCGCTACGCTATCCTGCCATACATGTACACGCTCTTCCACACAGCGCATACAACAGGTTCCACGGTGCTCCGCGCGCTGGCTTGGGAATTCCCGAATGAGCCGCGCCTCGCTGCCGTCGATACGCAGTTCCTCCTGGGCCCGGATATCATGGTCATCCCCGTTCTTGAGCCGGGCGTTGATACCGTCAAGGGTGTCTTTCCCGGTATCGCGGCCGGACAGGTGTGGTATGACTGGTACACCCAAGCACCCGTGGATGCAGAAGCGGGCGTGAACACCACTATTCCCGCGCCACTGGGCCATATTCCCGTGTACGTCCGTGGGGGGAGTGTGTTGCCCATGCAGGAACCTGCGCTGACGACGCGGGATGCGAGGGAGACGGATTGGAGTTTGATTGTTGCTACCGGCAAGAACGGGACTGCGCGTGGCGAGTTGTATCTCGACGATGGGGAGAGTTTGTACCCTAGTGCGACGAAACATGTGGACCTCACGGCGACTTCCGGTAGCCTACGGGTTGATGTGAGGGGGACgtgggaggagaagaatcCGTTGGCGAATGTGACTgttcttggtgttgagcAGCCGAAGGATGTTGTCTTTAATGGGAAGAGAGTTGGTGAGGAGGCGGTTAAGTATAATGCGGCATCGAAGGTGCTTAGTGTTACTGGGTTGCAAGGGTTTACTATGGGTGGTGCTTTTGAGAAGAGTTGGGTTTTGCAATGGGCTTAA
- a CDS encoding uncharacterized protein (COG:G;~EggNog:ENOG410PHCX;~InterPro:IPR011013,IPR031727;~PFAM:PF16863;~SECRETED:SignalP(1-19);~go_function: GO:0003824 - catalytic activity [Evidence IEA];~go_function: GO:0030246 - carbohydrate binding [Evidence IEA];~go_process: GO:0005975 - carbohydrate metabolic process [Evidence IEA]) — protein sequence MVNIAGLLASSWLLSGAYAASSSTSASYSQFTIPAAANIGANLIANIDDHEAVNAQSVCPGYKASNVHQSSKGFTATLQLAGAPCNSYGIDVDSLDLSVEYQAKDRLNIYIVPSHVDASNASWYFLNEDVVPRPKVSPNASAAHSDLALEWSNEPSFNFKVTRKATDDVLFNTQGSVLVYENQFIEFVTSLPEDYNIYGLGEHFQQLRILHNATLTAYGSDKGNPIDSNLYGSHPFYLDTRYFERSKNGSFIPVKTSEADPKKEYKSFSHGVFLRNAHGLEVITQPQNLTWRTLGGSIDLTFYSGPSQAEVTKNYQVSTVGLCYRPCRINLT from the exons ATGGTCAACATTGCGGGCCTCCTCGCCAGCTCTTGGCTCCTGTCTGGAGCCTACGCGGCAAGCTCTTCTACGAGTGCTTCATACTctcaattcaccatccctgCCGCCGCAAACATCGGTGCGAATCTGATTGCTAACATCGATGACCATGAAGCTGTCAACGCTCAATCAGTCTGTCCTGGCTACAAGGCTTCCAATGTACACCAGTCATCCAAGGGCTTCACGGCTACTCTGCAGTTAGCTGGAGCACCATGCAACTCCTATGGAATTGACGTGGACTCCTTGGACCTCTCCGTTGAATACCAGGCTAAGGATCGGCTGAATATATACATCGTGCCCAGTCATGTTGATGCCTCGAATGCGTCGTGGTATTTCCTCAACGAGGATGTCGTTCCGCGACCTAAGGTCTCTCCGAATGCGTCTGCTGCGCATAGTGATCTGGCATTGGAGTGGTCCAACGAGCCGTCTTTCAACTTCAAGGTTACCCGGAAGGCGACTGATGACGTGCTTTTCAACACACAGGGTTCGGTTCTGGTCTATGAGAACCAGTTCATTGAATTTGTGACCTCTCTACCGGAGGATTACAACATATATGGTCTGGGAGAGCATTTCCAACAGTTACGGATTCTGCATAATGCAACTCTAACTGCTTATGGATCTGACAAGGGTAACCCGATTGACTC GAACCTTTACGGCAGCCACCCCTTCTACCTGGACACCCGATATTTCGAGCGGAGCAAGAATGGCTCGTTCATCCCCGTCAAGACCTCCGAGGCCGACCCCAAGAAGGAGTACAAGTCCTTCTCCCACGGCGTGTTCCTGCGAAACGCCCACGGCCTGGAGGTCATTACGCAGCCTCAGAACCTGACCTGGCGGACCCTTGGTGGTAGCATCGACTTGACCTTCTACTCCGGCCCAAGCCAGGCTGAGGTCACCAAGAACTACCAGGTCAGCACAGTTGGActgtgttacagaccttgccgtatcaacctcacgtga